GGGATAGGACCCTTTATACCCCATAAGGATACACCCTTGTCCGCCTGCAGAAGGGGGACGGTTAAGCAAACGGTAATGCTTCTTTCGATAATAAGACTTCTTCTTCCCGATGTATTGCTTCCGGCGACAACCGCGCTTGGGACCATCGATCCTTCAGGAAGAGAAAAGGGGCTTCTGGCAGGGGCCAATGTTGTCATGCCAAACTTATCGCCTTTAAATGTCAGGAAAAAGTATGCTTTATATGACGGAAAGGTATGTACAGGCGAGGAAGCTGCAGAATGCAGGCAGTGCATAGAAAGAAGGATAAACAGAGCAGGTTTTATCATGGATATGTCAAGAGGGGACAACATTTCGTGGAAAAGGATGTAAGATAACATAAGTTTAAATTACGAATCGCAGTAAATATAAAATTATGATTGAAAAGAAGCCATTGCAGGGGTATAGTAATAATAAATAGAAATGCTTAGCATTACGGATAGAAGTGAGAGCATGGTGGATCTTGAAATGGTACACAGTCAGGTTAAGGATAAGGATATTGTAAAAGAGATAAGAAGGAAAAATGTATATGCGCTTGTAAGTTGGTTCCGCGATAGAAAATCCGTGATGTATCGGATTGCATCTGCGTATTGCCAAAGCTGCAGCATGGATGCAGTTTTTAAAGGGGCGATTATAAATATATTTAAAAATATAAAAAGTCTCAAGGGGAAAGAGGATTTTGAATACTGGGCGGTTGATATGTTCCTTGATGAATGCAGAAAAGCCTGCGGGCAGAAGGATGTCGCCACACAATATGGCCCTAGCTTTCCAGATAACGATGGGGATATAATAAAATATGTACGTACATTGGATGGAAAAGAAAAAGATGTGGTAATCCTTAAATAT
The sequence above is drawn from the Clostridiales bacterium genome and encodes:
- a CDS encoding sigma factor-like helix-turn-helix DNA-binding protein — encoded protein: MVDLEMVHSQVKDKDIVKEIRRKNVYALVSWFRDRKSVMYRIASAYCQSCSMDAVFKGAIINIFKNIKSLKGKEDFEYWAVDMFLDECRKACGQKDVATQYGPSFPDNDGDIIKYVRTLDGKEKDVVILKYHGGYSIREIALILKIPEGEVRHSLYTGIKNITERAGEKS